In one window of Sciurus carolinensis chromosome X, mSciCar1.2, whole genome shotgun sequence DNA:
- the Asb12 gene encoding ankyrin repeat and SOCS box protein 12 isoform X1, with product MKVVLLKSVKMNLMDVTKIFSLLQPEREEEDTDTGEKQALHQAVYDNDSYTLDQLLRQECYKRFINSRSGWGVHGTPLRLAASRGHLSCLQVLLAHGADVDSLDVKAQTPLFTAVSHGHLDCVRVLLEAGACPGGSIYNNCSPVLTAARDGAVDILQELLSHGAEPNVKAKLPVWASNIASCSGPLYLAAVYGHLDCFRLLLLHGADPDYNCTDQDLLARVPEPRTLIDTCLYHNCDPEYIQLLIDFGANIYLPSIPLGLTSQDDKGVALLMQARAIPRSLLSQARLVTRRVLHQAGQLQAIDQLDIPPVLISYLKYKP from the exons ATGAAAGTAGTCCTGTTAAAATCAGTCAAGATGAACCTCATGGACGTCACTAAGATCTTCTCCCTCCTGCAGCccgaaagagaggaggaggacacagacacaggggaAAAGCAGGCTCTCCATCAAGCAGTATATGACAATGACTCCTATACCTTGGATCAACTTCTACGCCAGGAGTGTTACAAACGTTTCATCAACAGCAGGAGTGGCTGGGGTGTTCATGGGACACCACTGCGCTTGGCTGCTTCCCGTGGACACTTGAGCTGTTTGCAGGTCCTCCTGGCACATGGTGCTGATGTTGACAGCTTAGACGTCAAGGCACAGACACCACTATTCACCGCCGTCAGTCATGGCCATCTGGACTGTGTGCGTGTGCTTTTAGAAGCTGGTGCATGTCCTGGAGGTAGCATCTACAACAACTGTTCTCCTGTGCTCACAGCTGCCCGTGATGGTGCTGTTGACATCCTGCAGGAGCTCCTAAGCCATGGCGCAGAGCCCAATGTCAAGGCAAAACTACCAGTGTGGGCATCAAATATAGCTTCATGTTCTGGCCCTCTCTATTTGGCCGCAGTCTATGGGCACCTGGACTGTTTCCGTCTGCTTTTGCTCCATGGAGCAGATCCTGATTACAACTGCACTGACCAGGACCTACTGGCTCGTGTTCCAGAGCCCCGCACCCTTATTGACACCTGCCTTTACCATAATTGTGATCCAGAGTATATTCAGCTGTTAATTGACTTTGGTGCTAACATCTACCTTCCATCTATCCCTCTGGGCCTGACCTCTCAAGACGATAAAGGTGTTGCATTGCTGATGCAGGCCCGAG CCATTCCACGGTCACTCCTATCCCAGGCCCGTTTAGTTACCCGCAGAGTCCTGCACCAGGCCGGCCAGCTACAAGCCATCGACCAGCTGGATATTCCCCCTGTGTTGATTAGTTACCTCAAATACAAACCGTGA
- the Asb12 gene encoding ankyrin repeat and SOCS box protein 12 isoform X2 has protein sequence MKVVLLKSVKMNLMDVTKIFSLLQPEREEEDTDTGEKQALHQAVYDNDSYTLDQLLRQECYKRFINSRSGWGVHGTPLRLAASRGHLSCLQVLLAHGADVDSLDVKAQTPLFTAVSHGHLDCVRVLLEAGACPGGSIYNNCSPVLTAARDGAVDILQELLSHGAEPNVKAKLPVWASNIASCSGPLYLAAVYGHLDCFRLLLLHGADPDYNCTDQDLLARVPEPRTLIDTCLYHNCDPEYIQLLIDFGANIYLPSIPLGLTSQDDKGVALLMQARGCGIEEEPMEHLMKKESL, from the coding sequence ATGAAAGTAGTCCTGTTAAAATCAGTCAAGATGAACCTCATGGACGTCACTAAGATCTTCTCCCTCCTGCAGCccgaaagagaggaggaggacacagacacaggggaAAAGCAGGCTCTCCATCAAGCAGTATATGACAATGACTCCTATACCTTGGATCAACTTCTACGCCAGGAGTGTTACAAACGTTTCATCAACAGCAGGAGTGGCTGGGGTGTTCATGGGACACCACTGCGCTTGGCTGCTTCCCGTGGACACTTGAGCTGTTTGCAGGTCCTCCTGGCACATGGTGCTGATGTTGACAGCTTAGACGTCAAGGCACAGACACCACTATTCACCGCCGTCAGTCATGGCCATCTGGACTGTGTGCGTGTGCTTTTAGAAGCTGGTGCATGTCCTGGAGGTAGCATCTACAACAACTGTTCTCCTGTGCTCACAGCTGCCCGTGATGGTGCTGTTGACATCCTGCAGGAGCTCCTAAGCCATGGCGCAGAGCCCAATGTCAAGGCAAAACTACCAGTGTGGGCATCAAATATAGCTTCATGTTCTGGCCCTCTCTATTTGGCCGCAGTCTATGGGCACCTGGACTGTTTCCGTCTGCTTTTGCTCCATGGAGCAGATCCTGATTACAACTGCACTGACCAGGACCTACTGGCTCGTGTTCCAGAGCCCCGCACCCTTATTGACACCTGCCTTTACCATAATTGTGATCCAGAGTATATTCAGCTGTTAATTGACTTTGGTGCTAACATCTACCTTCCATCTATCCCTCTGGGCCTGACCTCTCAAGACGATAAAGGTGTTGCATTGCTGATGCAGGCCCGAG